The Lagopus muta isolate bLagMut1 chromosome 6, bLagMut1 primary, whole genome shotgun sequence sequence AACGgtcttcctcctctttcacaTTCCAGAATTGCCTTTGAGCAGATCTGACCCACATTTTGTGATGTCATTACTTGACTTTGTCATCTCTATTAGTTAAAATCAAGCAGAGTTTGGTGTCAAGCTGACAATTCTTTTATACATGACTTCTTGCCTGCAGACACTTTGAAATGCTGTCTCCAGTCTGGGTAGGGCTGAGTGACCATGTCAAGCTTTTAAAGCATACAACTTGTAGGGCCTGAGGTGGGGTTTTTGAAATGTTCTCACCAGCAAGCCTGTTTGCACTGTTTTACCTCCCCTGCTCTCCTCTTCATCTGATCCCAAGTTGCTCTGTGGGTTGTGAGACATCACTTAGCTGTGAGCTCACGAAACCCCTAAATAGTGCAAAAGAAAACTGTCTAGAGGTATTGCCTCTCCTCCCACTCCCAGTTAGCTGATTCTGACTCTCCTCCTTCCAACAGGACAACACAGCCTTCTCCCTGCCtgcttccccttccttcctgtgGCACTGTTATGCTTTCCACTGTGCTAGTTCAGGGTGGAAAATCCTGCCAAGGATGTCCATTTCATTGCTGACTTCTGGACCAcaagaaagcactgcaaataTCTGCAGATGCCACCTCTGAGAATGCCTGTCTCACATCACGCATGGGTGCCTGCAGATGTCATTTACATACAAGTGTCACCTTTTAAACATCCAAGGGAAAAGCCAGAAGGTGTGTTTGCTCTGAACGGCGCTTGTCTTCATGCTGGGTACATGTAGGGACAACCAGGATGGAAAGCTTTTCACAGCGTACGTTCCATAGGTTTTCATCAGTTGATGGCTTCTTCTGAGAAGATAAACATTTAGCTTTTAATAGagcttgttttccatttaaaaaaaaaaaagccttgaaacatttttaataataaaggaaatgaGCTGAGCCTCTTCTCTCCCAGTGATAAAATCAttacagatattaaaaagaatacattttaacATGCTTTCAGATAAATGGACGGCCTCTTCCCCCCATCAGTAGAAgccagaagcaaagaaaatctcACTAAAAACAACTGATGACATAGGCCTGGTCTGAATCAACTATGTGTATGATGcagaaaaatctcattaaaaattaaataataatagaaatgaGACTCAATTTTTCGGCTTTCAAAAACTGTAAAGAGGAAGTAAAAAGCAACCACAGATGCTGGGGTGACCACTATTTTTAAGtggtattttttcagtatttaaaaaaaaggcaaatgaacAGAGAAAAGGGAATAGACAGTAGAAGAATGCAGCTTCCCTTAAGAAACTAATTGCAGATGAGAGTACGAAGAGGAAATCAGCAAGCTCTCTCATAGAAAATGTCTTGTATTATCTTATTCTATTGAGTTAGGTTAAAAGAGCAAATCTTGTGTGGAGTAATAGTCTAACATTTCAAACAATCACATCTTATGTGTCCAGTCATTGGGGCTGAAAAGAATTTCTTGCAAATTTCTGATATGTACttatcttcccttttctgttttattattctttttcttttctttgaacttATTTCTTCCAGTAAGTCAAGACGTGTTGGATGCCATGTTCTTATCGTctgggaagggaagaaataataaattcttGCTGCAGTTAAATGCAGGTACTTTTGTGCTGTGTTGGAGAAAGCTAAAATGATACACAACTCTGACTCTGTATTTActtgaaatgcaagaaaacagtgCATGCAACACAGTGCATGGAGTTGCAAGGCAAATTGGAAGGGGATGGAGCTCTTTTCTACTACATTACACCCACAGTGTGAAACGCTCCTATTAACTAATAACTATTAACTAATTAACAGAGACTTCCAGAACATGAAGCATTTCACTATTTGAAATGCTCACATTAGAAAGCAAAGAATCATTCACTGTACAAGCCACAAAGATTGCATATGTTGCTGATGTGCAAATAGTTAAAATTAATGGAGCTGGACTCTCTTCTGGGAATCTCTTATCTGATTTCAACAGGAAGGTCATAGATCCGCCCTCATCTTCAGAGATCTGTGTAAAAAAAAGTGACTGAATATTAAtgctctgaaaaacagaacttaATATTGAGTGGTAAACTGAGCAGGATTCCTGTGATGAGACGCAGCCACCAAGGCATTTCGCCTTATCATTTAATagctgctgagaagaaatgcagtcCTAATGTGGGCAGAGCCTCAAGTAACTAGTGAGAGGGCAGGTGTTCAGAACGGGGACTGCTAAGGTTGGGTGGGACGGACCTCCAGCAGTACCTCAGAGTTCTTCAGCCCTGTGAGCAATCACCTCTCATCTCCAGAGCACTAGTGCTGAGTGGGCACAGAAGGGTGTTAGGAGGACATAGTTATTGTGTCTCGGGTATCCCGTTCCTCTTTGTCATCTGCCGAATCTTCAAAGGCCCTCTGGAACGCCAGCCTGAGGGTGAACTTGATCCTCCGGTCCCTGTAGCTCCCCACAAGGAAGTAAATGACAGGGTTGAGAGTGCTGTTCACACAGGACAGCACAAAGCCGATCTCGGGGGAATAGAGGAATTTGTAGCCCAGGAAGTCAAAGAGGATGAGGACGCTGAGAGGCACGgcaaaaatgaggaagaagagcACGGTGAGCATGATGACGGTGAAGAGCCGTCCTGTTCGGAAGTTCTGGGAGCTGCACTTGACTCTGAGGAAGAGGGTCAGGCTGAAGATCACCATGAGGGGTGTGCAGACCAGGAAATCCAAGACGCCAATGGCAATGagcagcatccagcagctgccGGAGGGGCGGATGGAGCACAGAATATAGCCAGCCGTGTTCAGTAGAAGAGAAAGGCCCCAGAGCGAGCCGGAGATGATGGCAGACAAGTGCTTTGGGCGGTGGCTTCGGCACCAGATTGGGCAGAGGACTGAGAGGCACCTTTCGATGCTGATGGCTGTCAGGAGATACAAGCCGGTCCCGTACATGAAAAGATCCAGGAAGAGGAATATCCCAAACTGCACTCCTACGTTGAACTGCATCAGATACTGGATGCTCTCGATGGCGATGCAGAGGAGATAGCCAAAGTCAGCGGCAGCCAGGTTTAGGATGTAGACAGTGAAGTGGTTTCTGCGGATGCAGAAGCCAAGGTACCATAGAACCACGCCATTTCCCACCATCCCACAGGTGGCACTGATGAGGCAGAAGCTCTCCATGAACTTGAGAACGGCATATGATGGCTCTGGCTTTCCTGCAGCGCTGCTGTGATTAGCTCCTTGGACCTGGTTGTCTGTGTCTGGGAGGAAGAATGGTGGAGTCAAAGTACTCATGTTGGGAGACTTTGCACACACCTGCgggcagagaggaaagaggTGGTAACTCGTGAGTTTCCCTCATGATAACCCGATGGTGTTTCTGGATTCATCCCAGTTCTCTGTAGCCAGAGCTAGATGGCAGAGGGAGAGAGGGCAGAGTTTTACTTCTCAAAATGTTGCATTTCAGGCCAAATTCTATACAGCACGTAGGAAAATTTAAACCACGTGTTTGTCACTCCTTTGTTTTAATTCACTTCTGAGGCCTTTTTACAGtggaaaacatgcatttttaaaaagagcaagagCATCTCAGGTTAATCGTGCCTGAAAAGTACCTCTTTTTGTTGCCTGAGTAAAAGAAGAACCCAGTGTTCACAAATATGGCACAAGTGTCTTAGCATCATGCTGGTAGGATTAGGTGAGATAAGTTTTATCAGAAGTGAGTAAAAGTTGCAGGCAGTCTATATGCAACTTTAAGCAGTGTTACAGCTCATTGAGGTTTGCCCTATGCATAATGCACAGAAAACATGGTAGAGACTACTGTATTGTAGATGACTGATTTTGATTTTAACAAGGCGTAGTTCATTGTAACAGGTTTGATCCCTTGGGCTGTGGGTATCAACAATCAGCAGTTTGGCCTGACAGAGTCAGCCTTTAATCTTCTTAGAGAAATGGTAAGAGCCATACATGGGACAAAGCACCTGACCCTCACAGGACACTGTGACACTCACAGGAattcgtagaatcacagaaccacagaatggttgggttggaagggacctcaaagcccccCCAGCCGCAACCCCTGCCCATGGGCTGGCTGCACCCCACCAGCTTAGGCTGTGCAGGgcaccatccagcctggccttgggcacctccagggatggggcatacACAATCTCTCTGTGCAttctgtgccagggcctcaccaccctctgtgctAAGCATTTCTCACATCTAACATAAATTTCCTATATTTTAGCTTAGAACAATTCCCCTCTGTCCTGTCACCATCTGCCCATGTGAAAAGTCAATCCttctcctgcttataagctactctgaagtactggaaggcagcagcaaggtCTCCCCGGAGTCTTCTCTTCAGGTTGAACAAGCCCTGCTCTTCCTCAGCCTATCTGCATAGGATaggtgctccagcactctgaGCATCctcgtggccctcctctggacttggCCCAAGACCTTGGTCCAGCTGAGGGCCCAGTGCTGAACACAGTgccctggcagcagagcagagagggagaaTCCCTCCCCCTGCAGGGCATGCTGATTTTGATGCATCCCAGGAGGTCGTTGGTTTTCTGTGCCAGCTCAAATTGAGATTATGGCTTAACAATTTATTTCACCCCATTCCTTGGGGCTGTTCACCCTACTCCTTCCCCCATGATACTGGGATCTGAATGAAAATCTTGCAAAACACCAAAAgcaccaaaaccaacaaaccaaaccaaccaaccccCAACCCGAAtattgcagctttttttctttatctccaCCAGCTCTTAAATCAGACACAGGAAGGTGGAGAATTGCATTGAAAGACAGCAGCAAGAGAGGAACAAGTCAAAGTGGCGAGGTTCGGGAAAAAGTGAATCACTGGACTGTCACAAACGGCCTCTTCCCTCTTTGTAAAATGCCACCTTGCACACTACCTACACAGGCAAAGTGTGATTGATGAACAAAATCATTTTCGTTTCATCTTACCACTCCAGACACATTGCCTTCAGTACTGTGTGGAGGACAGAGGTGAGATAAATGCATGCTGCAGAAGGATTCTTCACCCAGCTGATGGCCTGGGTAGTGGACACAATCTTGCTGCATTATTCTGTAGCAGGCGCAAACACCAGCAATGCTTGGTTGGGATTTCTGCTGGGGCCATTACACTAGCATTCTCTATTAGAAATACAAATATCTCATTTAAAACAACCCCTaaattttccatttgaattaATTGAGGTTGATAAACACCTCCAGGAGTCATGTATGTAGTCTCAAGATAGGTGTCTTGGGGAGTCATGCAGTCAGCTGCCTATCTTTGCTGACAGCAAATGCAGAGTGCCACCTTCAATGAGGGGCTCAGTGTGTGCACAAGACAGCCAAGGAGGGCTGATCTTTGCCACAGCTTGCAGGATTTGAAACCTTTAGTGCTTTCTGGAAGCAGGGAAGCAGGCACTGCACAGTATTCTTCTGCAGGACGCTGGATATTGCCATCCTCATCTATGTGTACGACATCCTGTGCTTCCAGTGGGAGGACTTCAGAGATCCATGGTCTCTGAAGAAAGAGTTTAAGTATGTACTGAAAGGGgttgtggaaaacaaaaagcacaatctAAAGCACACAACCTCTGTTTTAGCACAGTGCGTTTTGCAGCAGGTCTGTCAGCCCCGTGTGGAACAcctctgagaaagaaatctgctttCCTTACCTGGAGAGGGCACAAACTGACTGACCAGCAGCACTACCAAAGCTGCCCCCTCCCCGGTCATCCATAGCATGCAAATGGAAAAGACGTGGCCTCCTAACATCGTGGATTTCCTTTCTATCTCCAGAtgaaaaaaacatcagtaatTTTGCACTCTGCTGTTATggaaattcacagaatcacagaatcacagaatcataggggttggaagggacctccagagatcatcgagtccaacccccctgccaaagcaggttccctacaccaggtagcacaggtcggcatccaggcaggtcttgaacatctccagagaaggagactccaccacctccctgggcagccttaaGACAATTAAGACATCCTTCTTTGACTGTGGGAAAGAACATCCAAAAAGTCACTTACAGTTCTCACATCTCTATTCTATTCTGTGTAATTTGTTAATGGAAGCCTGAATCAAACAACAGCTAGCAGAGTCTAGGtgacctttttctttcttgggaTTAAGCATCCTGCCTGTGGTTTACGTGCTGAGCAGCATGCAGGTCTTGTGGCAGATGTCAGTCAGGAAGGATACCGCAAAGACCAAGAACACAAAGTTATGCACTTGTGTTTTCTCTGCTAATCTCAAGTGATCATCTAAGATGAAAGCTGCTAATGTCTTTGAATAGAGCCTCTTCTTTTACAGAGATGCATTTATAGCAATATGATAGCACTTGTTCATGGAAAGGTGTTCCCAGAATGAGGCTTATTCCATTGTGAAAATAACGAAGACAATCACACACCTACAGTCAGTTTCTAACCAGCAGAAGAGGGGAAACATTTGATTTCCtctctgccatttttttcccctcccttctcaTTACCACTTCTCCAGAAGCACGATAAAAAGCATCAGACAGAGCGCAAGGGCAAAGACAAATTTAGACAAGGGCAAAGGAGAAATTTAGGAATTTCTCACCTTTTTGTGGGTTCTTTGGAACTTCGGTGACTGGTTTGCAGCAGCCACCTGGGGTGGGAAAATTCCCTGGTGCCAGGGAAAATTACAACCTGAATTCTATGCCGTGTGGTCCAGATACAACACTCGTGTTACCGCTCatgtctgcactgcagcactgggctATTTAAACACTGCCTAAAAAGCCGTGTCTGTTCGGTGTGCTGAGAACCAGCCAATCATTCTCTTGGGGAAACATCTTGTTAGTTGTGTGTGGTCACTTAGATATGAacttcttcccctttccctctgcACGGAACCTGTCACTGTTATGGctttggaaatgattttttttaccaCTTCTCCCTTCTCCATCAAGTCTGACAAACTATGAAAGCAAGAACTGTCTGTCCAAAATCATACCTAGCCTTATGCACCGATGCTTCATTTCCCATTTGAATCCTCAAAATACTGCACTTTCAGTCCGTGCAGCAAACGCCTTACTACTGCTCTGGGGAACACAGGTTGAGAAATTGTCAGTCACCTTCTGTAACGCCTGCAGCTCATTTCACAACTTCCCTCTGCACAGCTTGTCATTCTCCAAGGGCACACTGTCAAACATCACATTTTCATTAACACACCCATCACTCTTCTGACCCCCAGCCTCTAGTTTGGTCCCTGCTGCTTCACACAACCTCTCCTGGAGGAGAGTCCATCCGACCTCCATAGCCTCACCACACCTTCAGAACCACAGTGGCAGACTCTCTTAGCACTCAAAACCTGCTCCCGATGTCACCACCTCCTCACATGCAGCTTCAAACTCCACGGTATTACCTGCCACCTCTGTCTTTTGGCTCAGTCCTTCACCGCCCCTCAGGCACTTCTGATTGCACAGACTCCAACCTCAtgccttctgtttcttgtttcaCAGTTTCCCCCTGCTCACCATCACGATCTCTTCCTCATCTCATGCTTCTCAGCGCTCAAGACATTTCAACAGAACACACAGTGTTTTCCTCgttagttttccttttgctcgCTCTCTTCTGAATCATTCATTGCTTTGCCAGTGGGACTGGTGGtgtttgtttccagttctgctCTGGCTTGGATGAAgtccatttgtttcttttccactgcatacagggcagcctgttgcactgtttttgtcctgttttctgtagaaaacCCATGTGAGTGATAAgttaaaagaa is a genomic window containing:
- the LOC125694988 gene encoding LOW QUALITY PROTEIN: proto-oncogene Mas-like (The sequence of the model RefSeq protein was modified relative to this genomic sequence to represent the inferred CDS: inserted 2 bases in 1 codon), translated to MRETHXSYHLFPLCPQVCAKSPNMSTLTPPFFLPDTDNQVQGANHSSAAGKPEPSYAVLKFMESFCLISATCGMVGNGVVLWYLGFCIRRNHFTVYILNLAAADFGYLLCIAIESIQYLMQFNVGVQFGIFLFLDLFMYGTGLYLLTAISIERCLSVLCPIWCRSHRPKHLSAIISGSLWGLSLLLNTAGYILCSIRPSGSCWMLLIAIGVLDFLVCTPLMVIFSLTLFLRVKCSSQNFRTGRLFTVIMLTVLFFLIFAVPLSVLILFDFLGYKFLYSPEIGFVLSCVNSTLNPVIYFLVGSYRDRRIKFTLRLAFQRAFEDSADDKEERDTRDTITMSS